From the Luteitalea sp. genome, the window CGGGAATTGCCGCAAACAAGCCCATGGCTGTCGCGACGAGGGCTTCCGCGATGCCAGGCGCGACGACCGCCAGGTTTGTCGAGCCCACCTGGCCGATCTCCTGGAACGCGTTCATGATCCCATACACGGTCCCGAAGAGTCCGATGAACGGCGCGATGTTGGCCGTTGTCGCCAGAAACGTCACGCGGTGCTCCAGCTTGTTCACCTCGATACCCGCGGCGCGGAGCAGCGCTCGATCGAGCGCGTCGAAGCTCTTTAGAGTTGGACGTCCTGCCGGGTTGGCCGGTCGCTCACCTTGCGATGCACGAAGCTGGGCCGTGAGCTCTGCGTAGCCCGCTTGGAACAGGCTGACGAGCGGGCTCTCGCCCAACGTGCGGCAGACCGCTTGAACTTCGGAGAACTTGCTGCTCTTGCGGAAGACGTCGAGAAACGCCATCGACTGGCGCTCTGCGCGACGAAACTGCCACTGCTTGTAGAGGATGATTCCCCAGGAGACCACCGAAAAAACGACGAGAATGAGAAGAACGGCCTTGACGGGAAGGCTCGCGTTAGCAACGAGCGTCAGGACATCCGTGCCCCGTGCTTCGGGCGCGGCAACAGGCGGCTCCTGCAAGGCAAGAGCAAACGAACCGAGCGTTGGCAAACGAGCCTCCGACTATAGTCATATGCAGCGCCGCTGGGACAGCGCGATTACTCACCGTATCACGGGCACCGACACGAATCAAGTCTATGATAACATGGGAGTTCTAGGCCCTGACTTGCTGACGTGAGAAAAGATGCCTGTCATCTTTTTCGTATGCTCTCCCGAGAGAAAGATGACGGGCATCTTTTCTCATCTTGCCGCTGACCGAATCTCCCGATGATTCGCTACGTGAGCATCCGCCAGCTCGCGGTCATCGACACCCTCGATCTCGAGCTCGGTCCAGGCTTGACCGTCTTCACCGGTGAGACCGGTGCCGGTAAGTCGATCTTGGTCGAAGCCGTCGGGCTCTTACTCGGCGGCCGCGCCTCTGCCGACCTTGTCCGTACCGGCGCGCCGGCCGCACAGATCCAGGCAGTGCTCGAAACGGCAGACGGCCGCGAGACAATCCTTAGACGCGAGATCTCCGCCCAGGGCCGGAGCCGCGCGTTCGTCGACGATGTCCTCGTGACGAGCACGGGGCTGCGCGAGGCGGTGGCCGACCTCGTGGACTTGCACGGCCAGCATGCGCACCAAAGTCTGCTGCAGGCGGACACGCAGCTCGAGCTATTGGATCGCTTTGCCGACCTCGCCCCGGAGCGAGCGTCGTGTGCAGCCCGATACGAGGTATGGCGCGCGCTGCAAGATCAGCTCGACGCCGCGCAGCTCGACGATCGCGAGCGCACGGCGCGGATCGACCTCTTGACGTTTCAGCTCGATGAGATCGACGGCGTCGCGCCACAACGTGGTGAAGACGAGGAGCTCGCGGCAACACGGCAGGTCTTGGCCAACGCAGACCGCATTCAACAGCTCGGGAACGAGAGCTATGAGAGGCTGTACGAAGGAGACGTCGCGGTGCTCGCACAGCTCGATCAAGTGTGGCGTCGCGTCGCGGATCTCGCTGCCCTCGACCGGCGCTTCGAACCGTACGTGGAAGGGCGCGACGTCGTGAAAGCGCACCTGGAGGATCTTGCGTTCTTCCTCCGCTCGTTCTTGAGCGACCTCGACGCATCACCGGAACGTCTGCAGGTCGTGGAAGATCGCCTCGCCGCGCTCGAGCGATTGAAGCGCCGGCATGGACCGACACTGGACGAGGTCCTTCGTCATCGCGGCGAGATGGCGGCCGCGCTCGCGGCACTCGAAACGTCCACCGAGCGAGCGGCGCAGTTGCAGGAACAAGTCGCACGCGCGGCTGATGCCTACCAGAAGGCGGCGCGGCATCTCTCCACACGCCGACGAGAGGCAGCGTCGCACTTCACAGAGCGTCTCACTGCCGCGCTCGGCGAGCTTGCGATGGAGCGCACACGGTGTGACATTCGCTTCGGCCCCGAAGTACCTCCGTCGCGATCCTGGACGGCGAACGGCTTCGATCAGGTCGAGATCTTTCTGTCCCCCAACCCGGGCGAGGAGCTGCGACCGCTGGCGCGGATCGCCTCGGGAGGCGAGCTGTCACGGATCATGCTGGCCATGAAGACGCTTGCCTCGCCGGACGCACCCGGCAAGACGTTGATCTTCGACGAGGTCGACGCCGGGATTGGCGGGCGCGTCGCGGACACGGTCGGGGCCAAGCTCAGACGTCTTGCGAACGACGTGCAGGTGCTTTGCATCACGCACCTCCCGCAGGTTGCGGCGCACGCACAGGCGCATGTGAACATTAGCAAGCATGTGGTCAACGAGCGTACGATAACGCAGGCGACCGTGCTGGACGCGAACGCACGCGCCGCGGAGCTGGCACGCATGATGGGCGGGGAGGTCTCCACCGCGGTCCTCGAGGGAGCGCGTGCCATGCTCGCCGCGAAGTCGGAAGGGAAGCCCGATGCCGGCAACGCCAGGCGCAGGGCTGGTCACAGGGCCAGTCGCAGCAAGAGCAGCTCGTAGCCATGGATCGGCTGAATGGTGCGCGCTACGGGAAATATCCCGCGAATCGAAAAGACAGCGAAGTAACACAGTGGCAGAGAAATATCTCATCGAAACCTACGGTTGCCAGATGAACGTCCACGACTCGGAGCGTATGGCGGGTCTCCTCGAGCAGGCCGGCTTCGAGGCGACCGACGACGCCGCAGACGCGGATGTCATCGTGGTCAACACCTGCAGCGTCCGCGAGCATGCGGAGACGAAGCTCTACTCTCGCCTAGGGGAGCTGCGTCAAGTCGGGATTCGTCGCGGGGCCCAGCCAATCGTCGCCGTCACTGGATGCGTGGCGCAACAGCTTGGCGCCGAGCTCTTCCGCCGTTCGCCATCAGTGGACATCGTCGTTGGCACACAGTCGTTGAAGCAGCTGCCGACCCTCGTCGCCCGGAAGCTGAGTGCCGCTGATCGTGCTGTGGATCCATCCTTCGTGGACGTGCGGCCACACGATGACGTCTCGTTTCCGCTCGGCATCGCCCGCCGCCGTGATGTGCTGAAGGCTTACGTCAACATCGTCGAAGGATGCAACGATTGCTGTGCATTCTGTATCGTGCCTCATACCCGCGGTCGCGAGCGAATGCGACCCATGAGTGAGATCCTGGCGGACGTGCGCGAGGCGGTGGACAGCGGTCACAGGGAAGTGCATCTGCTCGGGCAGATCGTCAATCACTATCAGGCGCCTGACGATCCCAGCTGTGACTTCGCGGCGTTACTGGAGCGAGTACACGCGGTTCCTGGTCTTCAGCGAATTCGCTTTGCGAGCCCGCATCCGCGACACGTTTCCCGCCGCCTCGTCTCCGTGCTGCG encodes:
- a CDS encoding Tol-Pal system subunit TolQ — its product is MTLVANASLPVKAVLLILVVFSVVSWGIILYKQWQFRRAERQSMAFLDVFRKSSKFSEVQAVCRTLGESPLVSLFQAGYAELTAQLRASQGERPANPAGRPTLKSFDALDRALLRAAGIEVNKLEHRVTFLATTANIAPFIGLFGTVYGIMNAFQEIGQVGSTNLAVVAPGIAEALVATAMGLFAAIPAVYFYNLLTQRIKHFASSMEDFSLEFLNIAERNFT
- the recN gene encoding DNA repair protein RecN; amino-acid sequence: MIRYVSIRQLAVIDTLDLELGPGLTVFTGETGAGKSILVEAVGLLLGGRASADLVRTGAPAAQIQAVLETADGRETILRREISAQGRSRAFVDDVLVTSTGLREAVADLVDLHGQHAHQSLLQADTQLELLDRFADLAPERASCAARYEVWRALQDQLDAAQLDDRERTARIDLLTFQLDEIDGVAPQRGEDEELAATRQVLANADRIQQLGNESYERLYEGDVAVLAQLDQVWRRVADLAALDRRFEPYVEGRDVVKAHLEDLAFFLRSFLSDLDASPERLQVVEDRLAALERLKRRHGPTLDEVLRHRGEMAAALAALETSTERAAQLQEQVARAADAYQKAARHLSTRRREAASHFTERLTAALGELAMERTRCDIRFGPEVPPSRSWTANGFDQVEIFLSPNPGEELRPLARIASGGELSRIMLAMKTLASPDAPGKTLIFDEVDAGIGGRVADTVGAKLRRLANDVQVLCITHLPQVAAHAQAHVNISKHVVNERTITQATVLDANARAAELARMMGGEVSTAVLEGARAMLAAKSEGKPDAGNARRRAGHRASRSKSSS
- the miaB gene encoding tRNA (N6-isopentenyl adenosine(37)-C2)-methylthiotransferase MiaB, giving the protein MPATPGAGLVTGPVAARAARSHGSAEWCALREISRESKRQRSNTVAEKYLIETYGCQMNVHDSERMAGLLEQAGFEATDDAADADVIVVNTCSVREHAETKLYSRLGELRQVGIRRGAQPIVAVTGCVAQQLGAELFRRSPSVDIVVGTQSLKQLPTLVARKLSAADRAVDPSFVDVRPHDDVSFPLGIARRRDVLKAYVNIVEGCNDCCAFCIVPHTRGRERMRPMSEILADVREAVDSGHREVHLLGQIVNHYQAPDDPSCDFAALLERVHAVPGLQRIRFASPHPRHVSRRLVSVLRDLPKLCKHIHLPVQSGSTSVLTRMRRRYTRERYLELVAELRAEVEDIQLSTDVIVGFPGETADDFEQTLSLADAVRYHGMFSFKYSPRPSTLAFTRMPDDVSEAEKTRRIVELQTLQRAIQLELHQDLVGQAREVLVDSHSKRRDHELSGRTSGNTVVNIAGSANLFGQLVTVRIVSAGPNSVRGELLVGQPPLTS